In one window of Dyella thiooxydans DNA:
- the hrpB gene encoding ATP-dependent helicase HrpB: MTATPADFPITPLLPDIRASLAAHPRLVLEAPPGAGKTTQVPLALLDAPWLERRKILMLEPRRIAARAAAQFMAQQLGEPVGQTVGYSIRFESRTSVATRIEVVTEGILTRLIQDDPELTGIGAILFDEFHERHLAGDLGAALALDVQGTLRPDLRLLVMSATLDGERVAQWLDAPRISSPGRSFPVRIEHPPARAQETLEQHLARTVRQALAENDGDVLVFLPGRREIARAQTVLGNTLDEAIELVPLHGELSLAEQQLALGTGEPGTRRVVLATNVAESSVTLPGIRAVVDSGLAREPRFDPNSGFTRLETVTISQASADQRAGRAGRVAEGTAYRLWPQSRRLEPSRTAEIAQAELSALALELAAWGITAGSGSDLAWLDPPPSGALAQGRELLAALGALDADGRITRLGRQMLALGAAPRLAAAALRAPEERRALVADLLALTEARSPLRGEQSRTDDFRVRVGALHVWRDRRGGGSHAGADAGALAAIEQAAKGWRRRLDLRTAASGVPDSHAVGDLLVHAYPDRIAYRDANNPLRYTLANGRGVRLHEQTALLGEPWLVVLDLRHEARDSLVLAAAPLDPRTLEAEFPQGFARERVLRWNEARGAVEAFEERRFGAIVMERRSVPVQPADALPALLAAVRSRGLEVLPWSDAARRLRLRIQALRGWMPELDLPDVSDAALLATLEDWLAPYLAGKRGLDALGADDLSQALAAMLDYGQRQQLDAQAPDQWLAPSGQHRRLEYAPDEPPVLAVKLQELFGLADTPRVGGGRVPVTLHLLSPAGRPIQMTQDLKGFWERTYPEVKKELKGRYPRHPWPDDPWTATPTHRAKPRGT; this comes from the coding sequence ATGACCGCCACGCCTGCCGACTTCCCGATCACCCCGCTGCTGCCGGACATCCGCGCCTCGCTCGCCGCGCATCCGCGGCTGGTGCTGGAGGCGCCTCCCGGTGCCGGCAAGACCACCCAGGTGCCGCTGGCCCTGCTCGACGCACCTTGGCTGGAACGGCGGAAGATCCTCATGCTGGAACCGCGCCGCATCGCCGCCCGCGCGGCCGCGCAGTTCATGGCGCAGCAGCTCGGCGAGCCGGTCGGACAGACGGTCGGTTACTCGATCCGCTTCGAGTCGCGCACCAGCGTGGCAACGCGGATCGAGGTAGTCACCGAGGGCATCCTGACCCGGCTGATCCAGGACGATCCCGAGCTCACCGGCATCGGCGCAATCCTGTTCGACGAATTCCACGAGCGGCACCTCGCCGGCGACCTCGGCGCGGCGCTGGCGCTGGACGTGCAGGGCACGCTGCGGCCCGATCTGCGCCTGCTGGTGATGTCGGCCACGCTGGACGGCGAACGCGTCGCGCAGTGGCTGGATGCACCGCGGATCAGCAGCCCCGGGCGCAGCTTCCCGGTGCGTATCGAGCACCCGCCGGCGCGCGCGCAGGAGACGCTGGAGCAGCACCTGGCGCGCACCGTGCGCCAGGCGCTGGCGGAGAACGACGGCGACGTGCTGGTGTTCCTGCCCGGCCGACGCGAGATCGCCCGTGCGCAGACCGTCCTCGGCAACACGCTGGACGAGGCGATCGAGCTCGTGCCGCTGCACGGCGAGCTGTCGCTGGCCGAGCAGCAGCTCGCGCTCGGCACCGGCGAGCCGGGCACGCGGCGGGTGGTGCTGGCCACCAACGTGGCCGAGTCCAGCGTGACCCTGCCGGGGATCCGCGCGGTGGTCGACAGCGGGCTGGCGCGCGAGCCGCGTTTCGATCCGAACTCCGGCTTCACTCGGCTGGAGACGGTGACAATCTCCCAGGCCTCGGCCGACCAGCGCGCCGGCCGCGCCGGCCGCGTCGCCGAAGGCACGGCGTACCGGCTGTGGCCGCAGAGCAGGCGGCTGGAGCCCTCGCGTACCGCCGAGATCGCCCAGGCCGAGCTGTCCGCGCTGGCGCTGGAACTGGCCGCCTGGGGCATCACCGCGGGCAGCGGCAGCGACTTGGCCTGGCTGGATCCACCCCCGTCCGGCGCGCTGGCGCAGGGACGCGAGTTGCTGGCCGCACTGGGTGCACTCGATGCCGACGGTCGCATCACAAGGCTGGGCCGGCAGATGCTCGCACTTGGCGCCGCGCCGCGACTGGCTGCGGCCGCCCTGCGCGCACCGGAGGAACGTCGCGCCCTGGTCGCCGACCTGCTGGCGTTGACCGAGGCACGCTCGCCGCTGCGCGGCGAACAGTCGCGTACCGACGACTTCCGCGTGCGCGTCGGCGCCCTGCACGTGTGGCGCGATCGCCGCGGCGGCGGCAGCCATGCCGGCGCCGATGCCGGGGCGCTGGCGGCGATCGAGCAGGCCGCCAAGGGCTGGCGTCGCCGGCTGGACCTGCGCACCGCCGCCAGCGGCGTGCCGGACAGCCACGCGGTCGGCGACCTGCTGGTGCACGCATATCCCGACCGCATCGCCTACCGTGATGCCAACAACCCGCTGCGCTACACCCTGGCCAACGGCCGCGGCGTGCGCCTGCACGAGCAGACCGCCCTGCTCGGCGAGCCCTGGCTGGTGGTGCTGGACCTGCGCCACGAGGCGCGCGACAGCCTGGTGCTGGCCGCCGCGCCGCTGGACCCGCGCACGCTCGAGGCCGAGTTCCCGCAAGGCTTCGCGCGCGAGCGCGTGCTGCGCTGGAACGAGGCGCGCGGCGCGGTGGAGGCGTTCGAGGAACGCCGCTTCGGGGCCATCGTGATGGAGCGCCGCAGCGTGCCGGTGCAACCGGCCGATGCGCTGCCGGCACTGCTCGCCGCGGTGCGCAGCCGCGGACTGGAGGTCCTGCCGTGGAGCGATGCGGCACGCCGCCTGCGCCTGCGCATCCAGGCGTTGCGCGGATGGATGCCCGAGCTCGACCTGCCGGACGTCTCCGACGCCGCGCTGCTGGCCACACTGGAGGACTGGCTGGCGCCTTATCTCGCGGGCAAGCGCGGCCTCGATGCGCTGGGCGCGGACGACCTGTCGCAGGCGCTCGCCGCGATGCTCGACTACGGCCAGCGCCAGCAGCTCGACGCGCAGGCGCCGGACCAGTGGCTGGCGCCCAGCGGTCAGCATCGCCGGCTCGAATACGCACCGGACGAGCCACCGGTGCTGGCGGTGAAACTGCAGGAGCTGTTCGGCCTGGCCGACACGCCGCGGGTCGGCGGCGGCCGCGTGCCGGTGACCCTGCACCTGCTGTCGCCGGCCGGCCGGCCGATCCAGATGACGCAGGACCTCAAGGGTTTCTGG